A genomic stretch from Myripristis murdjan chromosome 12, fMyrMur1.1, whole genome shotgun sequence includes:
- the abraxas1 gene encoding BRCA1-A complex subunit Abraxas 1 isoform X2 — MAEPTVRMPGIVLASLMFQHVNSDSDVEGLILGESKLEEQITISDSQADHIQIEEIYNIQKHITCHKLNNFCNGMGEVNLDKLKKILADSKQSVIGWYRQRRNTDQQMTFREKVIHENLKKALSNPHMIFLLLTPSKLTPPGSTHRTEYAAFISHGRQFINVPVLVNNLGLLEQLAYWKVSAACSAAGYSRTMKKHGSVFFNSTGSLKEVNEVSKMYDSLQFELRKACRDVEESERRVETLLADVAALRKRVNEKRGHRMEKDTDAFPPEPKKNMLLHEALEALLSCSPLFQTQTLTLQAFPVPELCCSADSGTDVTTTLLGPEEVSNNDSSRAISRKRLKKVPVRENKKSRKSESQCATLTLGVSVSASQEDTATAVDDD, encoded by the exons ATGGCGGAGCCGACTGTTCGTATGCCAGGGATCGTCCTCGCTTCACTGATGTTTCAGCATGTGAACAGTGATTCAGACGTA GAAGGCCTCATTCTTGGAGAGAGCAAGTTGGAAGAGCAGATTACCATCAGTGACTCTCAAGCTGATCACATTCAGATCGaggaaatataca ATATCCAAAAACACATAACCTGCCACAAACTGAATAA cTTCTGTAACGGTATGGGAGAGGTAAACCTGGATAAACTAAAGAAAATCTTGGCAGACAGTAAACAG AGTGTGATTGGTTGGTACAGACAACGCAGGAACACCGATCAACAAATGACGTTTCGAGAAAAGGTCATCCATGAGAACCTGAAGAAAGCGTTGTCCAACCCTCACATGATCTTTCTGCTGCTGACGCCCAGCAAGTTAACACCACCAGGCTCAACTCACAGGACGGAGTATGCTGCTTTTATATCACACGGCAG ACAGTTCATAAATGTTCCTGTGTTGGTCAACAACCTGGGTTTGTTGGAGCAGCTGGCGTACTGGAAGGTGTCTGCAGCTTGTTCAGCAGCAGGTTACAGCCGCACCATGAAGAAACACGG GTCAGTGTTTTTCAACTCAACTGGGTCACTAAAAGAAGTGAATGAAGTTAGCAAAATGTATGACTCTTTGCAGTTCGAACTGCGG AAAGCCTGCAGGGACGTTGAGGAGAGTGAACGACGGGTTGAAACATTGCTGGCAGATGTTGCAGCTCTGAGGAAACGAGTTAATGAGAAGAGAGGACACAGAATGGAAAAAG ACACAGACGCCTTCCCACCCGAGCCAAAGAAGAACATGCTGCTTCATGAGGCCCTTGAAGCCCTGTTATCCTGCTCCCCTTTATTCCAGACACAGACTTTAACCCTCCAGGCCTTTCCCGtgccagagctctgctgcagcgCTGATAGTGGCACAGATGTGACCACAACACTGCTCGGTCCAGAGGAGGTATCGAACAACGACAGCAGCAGAGCCATCTCTcgaaaaagactgaaaaaagtGCCGGTGAGGGAGaataaaaaaagcagaaagagcGAATCCCAGTGTGCAACATTAACACTGGGTGTCAGTGTATCGGCCAGTCAAGAGGATACTGCCACTGCAGTCGATGATgattaa
- the abraxas1 gene encoding BRCA1-A complex subunit Abraxas 1 isoform X1: protein MAEPTVRMPGIVLASLMFQHVNSDSDVEGLILGESKLEEQITISDSQADHIQIEEIYNIQKHITCHKLNNFCNGMGEVNLDKLKKILADSKQSVIGWYRQRRNTDQQMTFREKVIHENLKKALSNPHMIFLLLTPSKLTPPGSTHRTEYAAFISHGRQFINVPVLVNNLGLLEQLAYWKVSAACSAAGYSRTMKKHGSVFFNSTGSLKEVNEVSKMYDSLQFELRKACRDVEESERRVETLLADVAALRKRVNEKRGHRMEKADTDAFPPEPKKNMLLHEALEALLSCSPLFQTQTLTLQAFPVPELCCSADSGTDVTTTLLGPEEVSNNDSSRAISRKRLKKVPVRENKKSRKSESQCATLTLGVSVSASQEDTATAVDDD, encoded by the exons ATGGCGGAGCCGACTGTTCGTATGCCAGGGATCGTCCTCGCTTCACTGATGTTTCAGCATGTGAACAGTGATTCAGACGTA GAAGGCCTCATTCTTGGAGAGAGCAAGTTGGAAGAGCAGATTACCATCAGTGACTCTCAAGCTGATCACATTCAGATCGaggaaatataca ATATCCAAAAACACATAACCTGCCACAAACTGAATAA cTTCTGTAACGGTATGGGAGAGGTAAACCTGGATAAACTAAAGAAAATCTTGGCAGACAGTAAACAG AGTGTGATTGGTTGGTACAGACAACGCAGGAACACCGATCAACAAATGACGTTTCGAGAAAAGGTCATCCATGAGAACCTGAAGAAAGCGTTGTCCAACCCTCACATGATCTTTCTGCTGCTGACGCCCAGCAAGTTAACACCACCAGGCTCAACTCACAGGACGGAGTATGCTGCTTTTATATCACACGGCAG ACAGTTCATAAATGTTCCTGTGTTGGTCAACAACCTGGGTTTGTTGGAGCAGCTGGCGTACTGGAAGGTGTCTGCAGCTTGTTCAGCAGCAGGTTACAGCCGCACCATGAAGAAACACGG GTCAGTGTTTTTCAACTCAACTGGGTCACTAAAAGAAGTGAATGAAGTTAGCAAAATGTATGACTCTTTGCAGTTCGAACTGCGG AAAGCCTGCAGGGACGTTGAGGAGAGTGAACGACGGGTTGAAACATTGCTGGCAGATGTTGCAGCTCTGAGGAAACGAGTTAATGAGAAGAGAGGACACAGAATGGAAAAAG CAGACACAGACGCCTTCCCACCCGAGCCAAAGAAGAACATGCTGCTTCATGAGGCCCTTGAAGCCCTGTTATCCTGCTCCCCTTTATTCCAGACACAGACTTTAACCCTCCAGGCCTTTCCCGtgccagagctctgctgcagcgCTGATAGTGGCACAGATGTGACCACAACACTGCTCGGTCCAGAGGAGGTATCGAACAACGACAGCAGCAGAGCCATCTCTcgaaaaagactgaaaaaagtGCCGGTGAGGGAGaataaaaaaagcagaaagagcGAATCCCAGTGTGCAACATTAACACTGGGTGTCAGTGTATCGGCCAGTCAAGAGGATACTGCCACTGCAGTCGATGATgattaa
- the gpat3 gene encoding glycerol-3-phosphate acyltransferase 3, which produces MSELLVMEDLWDVAVVLFQVWISVVLGLIMLPAMFGLSLGVTGVYIQILVKILEWATVRIQRGRKEQPTLPLPLANGIIEREGGSMEEEMGELRCSRPQSPAGREFALCDVFYFYKKGIESIVDDQVTQRFSSEELASWNLLTRTNQNFHYISLRLTIIWGVGVFVRYCVLFPLRITLAIIGLTWLVIGTTLVGFLPDSSAKNWLSELVHLMCYRICARGLSATIHYHNKENRPQKGGICVANHTTPIDVVILANDGCYAMVGQVHGGLMGIIQRSMLRSCPHVWFERSEMKDRHAVTSRLKAHVAAKNKLPILIFPEGTCINNTSVMMFKKGSFEIGGTIYPVAIKYDPRFGDAFWNSAKYNMVSYLLRMMTSWAIVVNVWYLPPMTLEDGEDAAHFANRVKSAIAEQGGLLDLAWDGGLKRAKVKDALKEEQQKMYSSMIVGQNGNISPEPHSRATEKQ; this is translated from the exons ATGTCTGAGCTGTTAGTGATGGAGGACCTCTGGGATGTGGCCGTGGTCCTGTTCCAGGTGTGGATCTCTGTGGTGTTGGGCCTCATCATGCTACCTGCCATGTTTGGCCTCTCCCTGGGTGTCACCGGGGTCTACATCCAGATCTTGGTTAAAATTCTGGAG TGGGCCACAGTACGAATCCAGAGAGGACGCAAGGAGCAGCCCACTCTGCCACTCCCCCTGGCCAATG GGATcattgagagagaggggggctccatggaggaggagatgggggaGCTGCGGTGCTCCCGGCCCCAGTCCCCAGCAGGGCGAGAGTTTGCTCTGTGCGATGTCTTCTATTTCTACAAGAAGGGCATTGAGAGCATCGTGGATGACCAGGTGACGCAGCGCTTTTCCTCGGAGGAGCTGGCCTCCTGGAACCTCCTCACCCGCACTAACCAGAACTTCCATTACATTAGTCTGCGGCTCACCATCATCTGGGGCGTAGGCGTCTTTGTCCGCTACTGTGTCCTCTTCCCTCTCAG GATCACCCTAGCTATCATCGGCCTGACATGGCTCGTGATTGGAACCACTCTGGTTGGATTTCTGCCTGACAGCAG TGCAAAGAACTGGCTGAGTGAGTTGGTCCATCTGATGTGCTACAGGATCTGTGCCAGAGGACTCTCAGCCACCATCCATTACCACAACAA AGAGAACCGTCCACAAAAAGGAGGAATATGTGTTGCGAACCACACCACGCCTATTGATGTTGTCATTTTGGCCAATGATGGATGCTATGCAATG GTGGGTCAAGTTCATGGAGGCCTGATGGGGATCATTCAGAGGTCGATGCTGAGGTCTTGCCCCCATGTGTGGTTCGAGAGATCAGAGATGAAAGACCGCCACGCTGTTACCAGTAG GCTGAAAGCTCATGTTGCAGCCAAGAACAAACTTCCCATCCTGATTTTTCCTGAAG GGACCTGCATCAACAACACGTCAGTCATGATGTTTAAGAAGGGAAGCTTTGAAATCGGAGGGACAATATACCCAGTTGCCATCAAG TATGACCCACGTTTTGGAGATGCTTTCTGGAACAGTGCCAAATACAACATGGTCAGCTACCTGCTCAGGATGATGACCAGCTGGGCCATCGTGGTCAATGTGTGGTACCTCCCCCCTATGACCTTAGAG GATGGGGAGGATGCGGCCCATTTTGCCAACAGAGTGAAATCTGCCATCGCTGAGCAGGGAGGGCTCCTGGACCTGGCATG GGATGGGGGACTGAAGAGAGCGAAGGTGAAGGATGCATtgaaagaggagcagcagaagaTGTACAGCAGCATGATTGTGGGACAAAACGGCAACATCTCACCAGAACCTCACAGTCGAGCCACAGAGAAACAATAA
- the mrps18c gene encoding small ribosomal subunit protein bS18m codes for MLALRGVKTLQRVFSQHGNTSLRSLSATSNVTHRDDDMPEKMDNPFKEPQKGCILCNITVDYKNIQLLSQFISPHTGRIYGRHITGLCAIKQKEVSKAIKKAHSMGFMSVTHKHPQFMKDPNICGIRHLD; via the exons ATGCTTGCCTTGAGAGGGGTTAAAACACTACAACGTGTTTTTTCACAACATGGAAATACAA GTTTAAGGAGTCTGTCAGCCACTTCTAATGTAACCCACCGAGACGATGACATG CCTGAAAAGATGGATAACCCTTTCAAAGAACCACAGAAGGGATGCATACTCTGCAACATTACAGTGGATTACAAAAACATTCAG TTACTGTCCCAGTTCATATCCCCGCACACAggcagaatttatggcagaCACATAACAG GCTTATGTGCCATCAAGCAGAAGGAAGTTTCCAAAGCAATCAAGAAAGCTCATTCAATGG GTTTCATGTCGGTGACGCACAAGCACCCTCAGTTCATGAAGGATCCCAACATCTGTGGCATCAGGCATTTGGACTAG